In Rhipicephalus microplus isolate Deutch F79 chromosome 7, USDA_Rmic, whole genome shotgun sequence, one genomic interval encodes:
- the LOC119180377 gene encoding GPI alpha-1,4-mannosyltransferase I, stabilizing subunit: MGFSLRLSLALALISALEADAAANKAKASNGAKLCKEEPDIVVERNLALTGYHRELQTVIHSRNRLKVKGRSPTLLLEEAIPPGAYIDAYQLRLLGDSDATFGLRGKVDVEEMAHQASGLSVFTFLPLNETSVLATLPVHMRYHKAQSCLADGPFAKVALHPPSIYFRHPDLDFPDTCEDLHLLPCDAANIERLCPWKQLQVANVNALTAEVPVGCLEDGFLVSTTTLVTYSLCSIAIAYYVFMHGKKPRSD, translated from the exons ATGGGTTTCAGCTTACGTCTATCTCTAGCGCTAGCGCTAATCTCGGCGCTCGAAGCCGACGCGGCCGCCAACAAGGCGAAGGCAAGCAACGGCGCTAAACTTTGCAAAGAAGAACCCGACATTGTTGTCGAAAGGAACCTAGCGCTCACGGGCTACCACAG GGAGCTGCAGACTGTGATCCACTCGCGAAACCGACTCAAAGTCAAGGGCCGGTCCCCAACGCTGCTGCTCGAGGAGGCGATACCGCCGGGCGCCTACATTGACGCTTACCAACTGCGCCTCTTGGGCGACAGCGATGCCACG TTCGGACTGCGTGGCAAGGTGGACGTGGAAGAAATGGCCCATCAGGCGAGCGGACTCAGCGTCTTCACCTTCTTGCCATTGAACGAGACCTCCGTGCTGGCGACCCTGCCTGTCCACATGCGGTACCACAAGGCGCAAAGCTGTCTTGCAGATGGGCCCTTCGCCAAAGTGGCACTGCATCCGCCATCCATCTACTTCAGGCACCCTGACTTGG ACTTCCCAGACACGTGCGAGGATCTACATCTTCTACCCTGCGACGCAGCCAACATAGAACGTTTATGCCCCTGGAAGCAGCTGCAAGTTGCTAAC GTGAATGCCTTAACGGCGGAAGTGCCCGTTGGGTGCCTGGAGGACGGATTTCTGGTCTCGACCACCACGCTAGTCACGTACAGCCTTTGTTCCATCGCCATAGCATACTACGTGTTTATGCACGGCAAAAAGCCACGTTCCGATTAG